Proteins from a genomic interval of Stenotrophomonas sp. WZN-1:
- a CDS encoding TetR family transcriptional regulator, which translates to MRTSKRERILDAAVNVINRDGVRAVTFESVAAEAKLTRGGLLYHFPSREALLRGIDEHLVQAWETSMESLLGKRAEEASALERYQTFVRVSAQSATRAELMFMLESADPDAEERPWGPAVRRWAPLPPSAGQDDPAALDNFVARLAADGLWIYEAMYEGQLDESVRGQVAERIAGLLAKPDGASS; encoded by the coding sequence ATGAGAACCAGCAAGCGCGAACGCATCCTCGACGCCGCCGTCAACGTGATCAATCGTGACGGCGTGCGCGCGGTGACCTTCGAGTCGGTGGCGGCCGAGGCCAAGCTGACCCGTGGCGGGCTGCTGTACCACTTCCCGTCGCGCGAGGCACTGCTGCGCGGCATCGACGAGCACCTGGTGCAGGCCTGGGAGACGTCGATGGAATCGCTGCTGGGCAAGCGTGCGGAGGAAGCATCGGCGCTGGAGCGCTACCAGACCTTCGTGCGCGTCTCGGCACAGAGCGCTACCCGTGCCGAATTGATGTTCATGCTCGAATCGGCCGACCCGGACGCCGAAGAGCGCCCGTGGGGCCCGGCGGTACGGCGCTGGGCGCCGCTGCCGCCGTCGGCCGGGCAGGATGACCCGGCCGCGCTCGACAATTTCGTGGCGCGGCTGGCGGCCGATGGCCTGTGGATCTACGAGGCGATGTACGAAGGGCAGCTGGATGAAAGCGTGCGCGGCCAGGTG